The following are encoded in a window of Rosa chinensis cultivar Old Blush chromosome 4, RchiOBHm-V2, whole genome shotgun sequence genomic DNA:
- the LOC112199697 gene encoding cytochrome P450 CYP749A22 has translation MIASAETMLGRWKNHVGQEIEVFQEFRLLTAEVISRTAFGSSYLQGFEMLMKLSSLLVNFDLKLKLPGISKFFKTNDEIEVEKLRKGIRNSIMEIVKEREEKRISIDDIVDECKSFYFAGQETVNTLLSWTVFLLALHNDWQEEARKEVLQLFGKETPNPNDLSKLKTMSMIINESLRLYSPILYVTRSIERTVRLGKLIVPADVELIIPFLAIQHDLQFWGQDAHLFKPDRFSEGVAKATNNNMATFIPFGMGPRNCVGLHFGTT, from the exons ATGATAGCTAGTGCTGAGACAATGCTAGGAAGATGGAAAAATCATGTAGGCCAAGAGATTGAGGTGTTTCAAGAATTTAGATTGTTGACTGCAGAAGTGATTTCTAGGACAGCATTTGGCAGCAGCTATTTGCAAGGATTTGAAATGTTAATGAAGTTAAGCTCCTTACTTGTCAACTTTGATCTCAAACTCAAGCTTCCAGGCATCAG CAAATTTTTTAAGACCAATGATGAGATCGAAGTAGAGAAGCTTCGGAAAGGAATCCGCAACTCCATAATGGAGATTGTTAAGGAAAGAGAGGAGAAG AGGATTTCGATAGATGATATAGTTGATGAGTGCAAGTCGTTTTACTTTGCTGGACAAGAGACCGTCAATACTTTGCTTTCCTGGACTGTCTTTCTTCTGGCACTCCATAATGATTGGCAAGAGGAAGCGAGAAAGGAAGTCCTGCAATTATTCGGGAAAGAGACTCCAAATCCTAATGACCTTTCCAAACTAAAAACA ATGAGTATGATCATCAATGAATCCTTGAGGCTATATTCTCCCATTCTTTACGTTACAAGGAGTATTGAAAGGACAGTTAGACTTGGAAAGCTCATTGTTCCTGCTGATGTTGAGTTAATCATCCCATTTCTAGCAATACAACATGACCTTCAATTCTGGGGACAAGACGCACATCTTTTCAAACCAGACCGATTCTCAGAAGGAGTTGCTAAAGCAACTAACAACAACATGGCGACATTCATACCATTT